A region of Planococcus sp. MSAK28401 DNA encodes the following proteins:
- a CDS encoding GNAT family N-acetyltransferase encodes MMIRRARVSDARGIAKVHVDSWITTYRNIVPDEYLDGLKYEEREKQWERNLQHATAFVAENKAGEVIGFADGGKERSGDYPDIGGEVYSIYILKAYQGQGVGKLLMQAISKELLGRDIQSMLVWVLKENQSSGFYKNLGGTVIDEKHITIAGKQIPELAYEWADISMIVKHN; translated from the coding sequence ATGATGATTAGAAGAGCGAGAGTTTCGGACGCACGAGGAATTGCAAAAGTCCATGTAGACAGTTGGATTACCACGTACCGCAATATTGTCCCAGATGAATATTTGGATGGGCTGAAATACGAAGAAAGAGAGAAGCAATGGGAGCGCAACCTGCAGCATGCTACAGCGTTCGTAGCAGAAAACAAAGCCGGAGAAGTCATCGGCTTTGCAGACGGCGGCAAGGAGCGCTCCGGCGACTACCCGGACATAGGCGGAGAAGTGTATTCCATCTATATCCTGAAAGCTTACCAAGGGCAAGGTGTCGGTAAACTGTTGATGCAGGCAATAAGCAAGGAACTGCTGGGGCGTGACATTCAGTCCATGCTAGTTTGGGTGCTCAAGGAGAATCAATCCAGCGGCTTTTACAAAAATTTAGGCGGGACAGTCATCGATGAAAAACACATAACGATCGCCGGCAAACAAATACCCGAACTGGCCTATGAATGGGCAGATATCAGTATGATAGTAAAGCACAATTGA
- a CDS encoding ribose-phosphate diphosphokinase has protein sequence MAYQLRDNFKLFSLNSNQELAQEIADHLGCELGKNSITHFSDGEIQIHIEESVRGAEVYVVQSTSQPGHEHVMELLIMIDALKRASADSITAVIPYYGYARQDRKASSREPITAKLVANMLVKAGVDHVITMDFHAPQVQGFFNIPVDQLLGITELSQHFIDKNLEDAIVVAPDNGGLTRARRLADRLDVPIGFIDKRKMPGEAETMNIVGDIKGKNAVIIVDIVDTAKTISDAANLLVENGAKAVYACCTHAVLSGDSIQRIQDSALTELVVTNTIHVPKEKRIPKITILSIAPLLAEAIEHVHNEKPVSPLFEG, from the coding sequence GTGGCTTATCAATTAAGAGACAACTTCAAGCTATTTTCATTGAATTCAAATCAGGAACTGGCGCAGGAGATTGCGGACCATCTCGGCTGTGAGCTGGGCAAGAACTCCATCACCCATTTTAGCGATGGGGAAATCCAAATCCATATCGAAGAAAGCGTGCGAGGGGCGGAAGTTTACGTCGTTCAATCGACATCACAGCCTGGACACGAGCACGTCATGGAATTATTGATCATGATCGACGCTTTGAAGCGGGCGTCGGCTGATTCCATCACAGCGGTCATTCCGTATTACGGATACGCACGCCAAGACCGCAAAGCAAGTTCACGTGAACCGATCACCGCGAAACTCGTGGCGAACATGCTGGTAAAAGCGGGAGTGGATCACGTCATCACGATGGATTTCCACGCACCGCAAGTACAAGGCTTCTTCAACATCCCGGTTGACCAATTGCTGGGCATCACCGAACTGTCCCAGCATTTCATCGATAAAAATCTCGAAGATGCCATCGTCGTAGCACCAGACAATGGCGGATTGACCAGAGCGCGCAGACTCGCGGATCGCTTGGACGTCCCGATTGGCTTTATCGATAAGCGTAAAATGCCAGGCGAAGCCGAGACGATGAACATCGTCGGCGACATCAAAGGCAAAAACGCCGTCATCATCGTCGACATCGTCGATACCGCGAAGACCATTTCCGATGCAGCGAACCTGCTCGTGGAAAATGGCGCGAAAGCAGTCTACGCTTGCTGTACGCATGCCGTATTGTCTGGCGACTCCATTCAACGCATCCAAGACTCCGCGTTGACGGAACTTGTGGTCACTAACACGATTCACGTGCCGAAAGAAAAACGCATCCCGAAAATCACCATTCTCTCGATCGCGCCATTGCTCGCAGAAGCAATCGAGCACGTGCACAACGAAAAACCAGTCAGTCCTTTGTTTGAAGGATGA